The Pseudomonas fluorescens genome includes a window with the following:
- a CDS encoding transporter substrate-binding domain-containing protein produces MRFLPGLICLLPLLSPLAHAELIDDINDRGELRIALEANTAPFNFKEDGKLTGFEVELGEMLASELDVRPDFVVTDAGDLMSGVESGKYDVAINHIAMTPELVERFDTSAVYSHPDAQLLASKDETPRPLVMAQSFQPEKKSDPAPSLVIPFQKGNPAFKASLDNALTRIKEDGRLERLSQKWLEKQPAENN; encoded by the coding sequence ATGCGCTTTCTGCCTGGCCTGATTTGCCTGCTACCCCTTTTGAGTCCCCTGGCTCATGCCGAACTGATCGATGACATCAATGACCGTGGCGAACTGCGCATTGCCCTTGAGGCCAACACCGCGCCCTTCAACTTCAAGGAAGACGGCAAACTCACTGGTTTCGAAGTGGAGCTGGGCGAAATGCTTGCCAGTGAGCTCGATGTACGCCCCGACTTCGTGGTCACTGATGCCGGGGACCTGATGAGCGGGGTGGAGAGCGGCAAGTACGACGTCGCCATCAACCACATAGCAATGACCCCGGAACTGGTGGAACGTTTCGACACCAGCGCCGTTTACAGCCATCCGGATGCACAACTGCTGGCGAGCAAGGATGAGACGCCACGCCCGTTGGTCATGGCGCAGTCGTTCCAGCCCGAAAAAAAGAGTGACCCGGCGCCGAGCCTGGTGATTCCGTTCCAGAAGGGCAACCCGGCGTTCAAGGCCAGCCTGGACAACGCCCTGACACGTATCAAGGAGGATGGAAGGCTGGAGCGGTTGTCCCAGAAGTGGTTGGAAAAACAGCCAGCGGAAAACAATTGA
- a CDS encoding DUF4399 domain-containing protein — MKSFMSRAALAGLLLSTSMLAAAATPAPKGAEVFIVSPEDGATVAQEFKVKFGVKDIALAPAGDVTKNTGHHHLLIDVDKLPAEGAPIPTDANHMHFGKAQTEATIKLAPGKHTLQLILGDSGHMPFHPTIVSKKITVTVK, encoded by the coding sequence ATGAAAAGCTTTATGTCTCGTGCCGCGTTGGCCGGCCTGTTGCTGAGTACTTCGATGCTGGCGGCTGCCGCGACCCCCGCTCCCAAAGGCGCAGAGGTATTCATCGTTTCCCCGGAAGACGGCGCCACCGTTGCTCAGGAATTCAAGGTCAAGTTCGGCGTCAAGGACATCGCCCTGGCTCCGGCGGGTGATGTGACCAAAAACACCGGGCATCATCATCTGCTGATCGATGTCGACAAACTGCCCGCTGAAGGCGCACCGATTCCGACCGACGCCAACCACATGCACTTCGGCAAAGCGCAGACCGAAGCCACCATCAAGCTGGCCCCGGGCAAACATACCTTGCAGCTGATATTGGGTGACAGCGGCCATATGCCGTTCCATCCGACGATCGTGTCCAAGAAGATCACCGTCACCGTGAAGTAA
- the serA gene encoding phosphoglycerate dehydrogenase, translating into MSKTSLDKSKIKFLLLEGVHQSAVDVLKSAGYTSIEYITSSLPEAQLKEKIADAHFIGIRSRTQLTEEIFDHAKKLVAVGCFCIGTNQVDLNAARERGIAVFNAPYSNTRSVAELVLAEAILLLRGIPEKNASCHRGGWIKSAANSFEIRGKKLGIVGYGSIGTQLSVLAEGLGMQVFFYDTVTKLPLGNATQVNNLHELLGMSDIVTLHVPETAATQWMIGEKEIRAIKKGGILINAARGTVVKLDALADAIKDKHLIGAAIDVFPVEPRSNDDIFESPLRGLDNVILTPHIGGSTAEAQANIGLEVAEKLVKYSDNGTSVSSVNFPEVALPAHPGKHRLLHIHENIPGVMSEINKVFAENGINISGQFLQTNEKVGYVVIDVDAEYSDLAQEKLQHINGTIRCRVLF; encoded by the coding sequence ATGAGCAAGACTTCTCTCGATAAGAGCAAGATCAAGTTCCTTCTTCTCGAAGGCGTCCACCAATCGGCTGTCGACGTCCTCAAGTCGGCGGGCTACACCAGCATCGAGTACATCACCAGTTCTCTGCCGGAAGCCCAGCTCAAGGAAAAGATCGCCGATGCTCACTTCATCGGCATTCGCTCCCGTACTCAATTGACCGAAGAGATCTTCGACCACGCCAAGAAACTGGTGGCGGTCGGCTGCTTCTGCATCGGCACCAACCAGGTTGACCTCAATGCGGCGCGCGAGCGCGGCATCGCGGTGTTCAACGCGCCGTACTCCAACACCCGTTCCGTTGCCGAACTGGTGTTGGCCGAAGCGATCCTGCTGCTGCGCGGCATCCCTGAGAAGAACGCTTCCTGCCACCGTGGCGGCTGGATCAAGAGCGCGGCCAACTCCTTTGAAATCCGCGGCAAGAAGCTGGGTATCGTCGGTTACGGCTCGATTGGCACCCAGTTGTCGGTACTGGCTGAAGGCCTTGGCATGCAGGTGTTCTTCTACGACACCGTGACCAAACTGCCCCTGGGCAACGCTACCCAGGTCAACAACCTGCACGAGTTGCTGGGCATGTCCGACATCGTGACCCTGCACGTGCCGGAAACCGCTGCCACCCAGTGGATGATCGGCGAGAAGGAAATCCGTGCCATCAAGAAGGGCGGGATCCTGATCAACGCCGCTCGCGGCACCGTGGTCAAGCTCGACGCCCTGGCCGACGCGATCAAGGACAAGCACCTGATCGGCGCCGCCATCGACGTGTTCCCGGTGGAGCCGCGCTCCAACGACGACATCTTCGAAAGCCCGCTGCGTGGCCTGGACAACGTGATCCTGACCCCGCACATCGGCGGTTCCACCGCTGAAGCCCAGGCCAACATCGGTCTGGAAGTGGCGGAAAAACTGGTCAAGTACAGCGACAACGGTACGTCGGTATCGTCCGTGAACTTCCCGGAAGTGGCTCTGCCGGCACACCCTGGCAAGCATCGCCTGTTGCACATCCACGAGAACATCCCGGGTGTGATGAGCGAGATCAACAAGGTCTTCGCCGAAAACGGCATCAACATTTCCGGTCAGTTCCTGCAGACCAACGAGAAAGTCGGCTACGTCGTGATCGACGTCGACGCCGAATACTCGGACCTGGCGCAAGAGAAGCTGCAGCACATCAACGGCACCATTCGTTGCCGGGTGTTGTTCTAA